In Flavobacterium okayamense, a single window of DNA contains:
- a CDS encoding head GIN domain-containing protein — MIKLIVQITKLIIATLAAMLVVSCGNFNSISGDGNVTTTKRRVDSFTAIKAKNGLEVHLKQGNTTYVEVEADANLQDHIFTVVENGTLEVYCDTNIYKSIAKKVFVEVPNLNSISASSGVSIESENELAFNDLKIDASSGSNVKLNIKSQVLTCDGSSGSLIQLLGSADNVSTNSSSGSSINLSELIANNVDADASSGSSTTVNASKKLKAEASSGSSINYVSNPTDVSVNESSGGSISRK; from the coding sequence ATGATTAAACTAATTGTTCAAATTACGAAATTAATAATTGCTACTCTTGCTGCAATGTTAGTCGTAAGTTGTGGTAATTTTAATTCGATTTCAGGCGATGGAAATGTAACTACAACAAAACGAAGAGTAGATTCGTTCACAGCAATTAAAGCTAAAAACGGATTAGAAGTTCACCTAAAACAAGGAAACACAACTTATGTTGAAGTTGAAGCTGACGCTAACTTACAAGATCATATTTTTACGGTAGTAGAAAATGGTACATTAGAAGTTTATTGCGATACAAATATTTACAAATCAATCGCTAAAAAAGTTTTTGTTGAAGTTCCTAATTTAAATAGCATTTCAGCATCTAGTGGCGTTAGCATAGAAAGTGAAAACGAATTAGCTTTTAATGATTTAAAAATAGACGCTAGTAGCGGAAGTAATGTGAAATTGAATATAAAAAGCCAAGTATTAACTTGTGATGGAAGTAGCGGAAGTCTAATTCAATTATTAGGAAGTGCTGATAATGTTTCAACAAATTCTTCTAGCGGAAGTTCAATTAACTTATCAGAATTAATTGCAAACAATGTAGATGCCGATGCATCAAGCGGAAGCTCAACAACAGTGAATGCATCTAAAAAATTAAAAGCAGAAGCTTCTAGCGGAAGTTCAATAAATTATGTATCAAATCCTACAGATGTTTCTGTAAATGAAAGTTCCGGAGGAAGTATCTCAAGAAAATAA
- a CDS encoding PspC domain-containing protein — MNKTISINLGGFFFHIDEDAYQKLTRYFDAVKRSLSPEGRDEIIKDIESRIAELFQERMKNETQVIGLTEIDEVISIMGQPEDYRIDEDNSYSSKSTFTTSTSRTRRLYRDRDNSILGGVAAGFGHYFGIDPLWVRILFIISPFISFGTSVLIYLILWILIPEAITTSQKLEMRGEAINISNIEKKVKEGIGEISEKINNIDHEKVANTAKSGANQIATTIGDLFLAIFRGIAKVMGVFIIIFAAMSLLGIIIGGIVMMFTSSMPDTFIFNHVNTPFEINMPLWLQGLLLILSVGIPLLFFLLLGFKLLISNMRPVGNYFKIALLGIWLISIITLAYFGIKQATEKGYEGKTVHREEIALLANDTLYVKMTYNDFFTKNVRNREHGKYTHDENNNEIIYSNNVRLHLMKSETENAHIQIEKTANGKSHIDAKSYAEKINYNFEIQGNRVNLDNYFTTDFKNKFRDQEVDIYLYLPEGIYFYPEESVSKFLTNSNSDISMYYGEEDNLYQLKSKDLDCLSCPAELIETENDSLNENVIIKVNDKEVNIKLEENSLNIQTK, encoded by the coding sequence ATGAACAAAACAATAAGTATAAATTTAGGTGGATTTTTCTTTCATATAGATGAAGATGCATACCAAAAGTTAACACGTTATTTCGACGCGGTTAAGCGATCACTTTCTCCTGAAGGAAGAGACGAGATTATTAAAGACATTGAAAGCAGGATTGCTGAACTGTTTCAAGAAAGAATGAAAAATGAAACACAAGTAATCGGACTAACTGAAATAGATGAAGTTATTTCAATAATGGGGCAACCAGAAGATTACAGAATAGACGAAGACAACTCGTATAGTTCAAAATCTACATTTACAACTTCAACATCACGAACAAGAAGATTATATCGTGATAGAGATAATTCAATTCTTGGTGGGGTTGCTGCTGGTTTCGGTCATTATTTCGGAATCGATCCTCTATGGGTTAGAATTTTATTCATTATTTCACCATTTATAAGCTTTGGAACTTCGGTTTTAATTTATTTAATACTATGGATTTTAATTCCTGAAGCAATTACAACTTCTCAAAAACTAGAAATGAGAGGTGAAGCTATTAACATTTCAAATATTGAGAAAAAAGTAAAGGAAGGTATCGGTGAAATTTCAGAAAAAATAAACAATATCGACCATGAAAAAGTAGCCAATACAGCTAAATCTGGTGCAAATCAAATTGCAACAACAATAGGTGATTTGTTTTTAGCTATTTTTAGAGGAATTGCAAAGGTTATGGGTGTTTTTATTATCATTTTTGCCGCAATGTCATTATTAGGGATAATCATTGGTGGAATTGTAATGATGTTCACTTCTTCAATGCCTGATACATTTATATTTAATCATGTAAACACTCCTTTTGAAATTAATATGCCACTATGGCTACAAGGATTATTATTGATTTTAAGCGTTGGAATTCCTTTATTATTCTTTCTTTTATTGGGTTTTAAATTGTTAATTTCAAACATGAGACCTGTTGGAAATTATTTTAAAATAGCACTGCTTGGGATTTGGTTAATTTCAATAATCACTTTAGCTTATTTCGGCATAAAACAAGCTACTGAAAAAGGATATGAAGGCAAAACTGTTCACAGAGAAGAAATTGCATTACTAGCAAATGATACTTTGTATGTAAAAATGACTTACAATGACTTTTTTACCAAAAATGTTAGGAATAGAGAACATGGAAAATATACTCATGACGAAAACAATAACGAGATAATATATTCTAACAATGTTCGTTTACATTTAATGAAATCTGAAACTGAAAATGCTCATATTCAGATTGAAAAAACAGCTAATGGAAAGTCGCATATTGATGCTAAATCGTATGCCGAAAAAATAAACTATAATTTTGAAATTCAAGGAAATAGAGTTAACTTAGACAACTATTTTACAACAGATTTCAAAAACAAGTTTAGAGATCAAGAAGTAGATATTTATTTGTATTTACCTGAAGGTATTTACTTCTATCCAGAAGAAAGTGTAAGCAAGTTTTTAACAAATTCTAATTCTGATATTAGTATGTATTATGGAGAAGAAGATAATTTATATCAATTGAAATCTAAAGACCTTGATTGTCTTTCTTGTCCTGCCGAATTAATTGAAACAGAAAATGATTCTCTAAATGAAAATGTTATAATTAAAGTTAACGATAAAGAAGTTAATATAAAATTAGAAGAAAACAGTTTAAACATTCAAACAAAATAA
- a CDS encoding PadR family transcriptional regulator: MNIENTKAQMRKGVLEFCILSVLKDKEAYTSEILETLKNAKLLVVEGTVYPLLTRLKNDGLLSYRWEESTSGPPRKYYGLTDEGQEFLKELNSTWTELSDAVNIITQSSQN; the protein is encoded by the coding sequence ATGAACATTGAAAACACAAAAGCTCAAATGCGTAAAGGAGTTTTAGAGTTTTGCATCTTATCTGTATTGAAAGACAAAGAAGCCTATACATCTGAAATTTTAGAAACGCTAAAAAACGCTAAGCTATTAGTGGTGGAAGGAACAGTTTATCCTCTACTAACGCGATTAAAAAATGATGGCCTTTTAAGCTATCGTTGGGAAGAATCAACTTCGGGACCTCCAAGAAAATATTATGGATTAACCGATGAAGGACAAGAATTTTTAAAAGAATTAAACAGTACATGGACAGAATTGTCTGACGCTGTAAATATAATAACACAATCAAGCCAAAACTAA
- a CDS encoding DUF4870 domain-containing protein, with protein MKTSNERSIAAITHLSSLSQYIIPFGNYIFPLLLWTTNKEKSNFVDHHGKQTLNFQLSILLYSLLFIIIAVPTFLIWLFKIIQQLELEHHSVEFHEVFTTQNITGMVLVGFVAAVLLIALKLAEFFLILYAAYKAADGEYYKYPLTINFIK; from the coding sequence ATGAAAACATCAAATGAAAGAAGCATAGCTGCAATAACACACTTAAGTAGTTTATCGCAATACATAATACCTTTTGGAAATTATATCTTTCCATTATTATTATGGACAACAAATAAAGAAAAATCAAATTTTGTAGACCATCATGGAAAACAAACTTTAAATTTTCAATTAAGTATTTTATTATACTCATTACTATTTATAATTATTGCGGTGCCAACTTTTTTAATTTGGTTGTTTAAAATTATTCAACAATTAGAATTAGAGCATCACTCAGTTGAGTTTCATGAAGTATTTACAACTCAAAACATCACCGGAATGGTTTTAGTAGGATTTGTTGCTGCAGTATTATTGATTGCTCTTAAACTAGCTGAATTTTTCTTAATCCTTTATGCTGCATATAAAGCTGCAGATGGAGAATATTATAAATATCCGTTAACTATAAATTTTATAAAATAA
- a CDS encoding DUF4442 domain-containing protein, producing MQFTPSKLNTFMFFKLPSAYWSGVRVKTIELNKCEATVKHRWFNQNPFNSMYFAVQAMAAEFTTGALVMYQIKQSKTNISMLVAQNKAVFTKKATGRITFTCNDGDKIAETIRKAIETKEGQTVWITSRGVNEKGEQVSEMQFEWTVRLRN from the coding sequence ATGCAGTTTACACCATCAAAATTAAATACGTTTATGTTTTTTAAACTTCCATCTGCATATTGGAGTGGAGTTAGAGTAAAAACTATTGAATTGAATAAATGTGAAGCCACTGTAAAGCATCGTTGGTTCAATCAAAATCCGTTTAATTCAATGTATTTTGCAGTGCAAGCTATGGCTGCCGAATTCACAACGGGAGCTTTAGTTATGTATCAAATCAAACAAAGTAAAACTAATATTTCGATGCTTGTAGCTCAAAACAAAGCTGTTTTTACAAAAAAAGCTACTGGAAGAATTACTTTTACTTGTAACGATGGTGATAAAATTGCAGAGACTATTCGAAAAGCAATTGAAACAAAAGAAGGGCAAACTGTTTGGATTACTTCTCGTGGTGTAAACGAAAAAGGAGAACAGGTTTCAGAAATGCAATTTGAATGGACTGTTAGACTAAGAAATTAA
- a CDS encoding TIGR01777 family oxidoreductase codes for MKVLITGATGLVGSELVKLLLQNGVSVNYLTTSKSKLENQDLYKGFYWNPQNGEIDRNAFDEVTAIIHLAGASIAQRWTSKNKQEIIESRVLPIRLLYNELSKIDHSVQQFISASAIGIYPHDFTKVYTEDESEIDNSFLGHVVAKWEDEADTIGKLGINVSKIRIGLVLSKNGGALQEFVKPIKFGLGAPFGNGKQYQSWIHVFDLANIFYFVLKEKLEGVYNAVSPYPITNEDLTKAIAKQLEKPLLLPKIPKVAMKLVLGEMHYLLFVSQHVSARKILDKKFQFKYPAIDKALQNLLP; via the coding sequence ATGAAAGTTTTAATTACAGGTGCAACAGGTTTGGTAGGAAGTGAATTGGTAAAATTATTGCTTCAAAATGGTGTGTCGGTAAATTATTTGACTACTTCTAAAAGTAAACTTGAAAATCAAGATTTATATAAAGGTTTCTATTGGAATCCACAAAATGGTGAAATAGATAGAAATGCATTTGATGAGGTAACTGCTATAATTCATTTGGCAGGAGCATCTATAGCTCAAAGATGGACATCTAAGAATAAACAAGAAATAATTGAAAGTAGGGTTTTACCTATACGACTTTTATATAATGAGTTGTCAAAAATAGATCATTCTGTTCAACAATTTATATCAGCTTCAGCGATTGGAATTTATCCTCATGATTTTACTAAAGTTTATACAGAAGATGAGAGTGAAATTGATAACTCTTTTTTAGGGCATGTTGTAGCAAAATGGGAAGATGAAGCAGATACCATTGGAAAACTTGGAATTAATGTTTCAAAAATTAGAATTGGCTTAGTTCTATCAAAAAATGGAGGTGCATTGCAAGAATTTGTTAAACCAATAAAGTTTGGGCTAGGAGCTCCTTTTGGTAATGGTAAACAATATCAATCATGGATACATGTTTTTGATTTAGCAAACATCTTTTATTTTGTGTTAAAAGAAAAATTAGAGGGTGTTTACAATGCAGTTTCGCCATATCCTATTACAAACGAAGATTTAACAAAAGCTATTGCAAAACAATTAGAAAAACCACTTTTATTGCCAAAAATTCCAAAAGTAGCTATGAAACTAGTTTTAGGTGAAATGCATTATTTGTTATTTGTTAGCCAACATGTTAGTGCAAGGAAAATTTTAGATAAAAAATTTCAATTTAAATATCCAGCAATAGATAAAGCTTTACAGAATTTATTACCATAA
- a CDS encoding YceI family protein: MKKTMLTLALVSFIAFTSCKKENQTEATTETVEVAEINPNYSVDTANSVINWTGAKPTGTHTGTISLKDGSFEVTDGKVTGGNFTIDMTTINVTDLEGDDKAALEGHLKGTGDDAEKVDHFFNVNQHPTSNFKIVSIEEANGAFFVKGVLTMKGISKAVDFPAEINVSDTEVSLTSDPFKINRTTWGVNYGSKSIFDDLKDKFINDDIELVVKVKASK, from the coding sequence ATGAAAAAAACTATGCTAACATTAGCTCTTGTAAGTTTTATTGCATTTACAAGTTGTAAAAAGGAAAATCAAACTGAAGCAACTACTGAAACAGTTGAAGTTGCTGAAATTAACCCAAATTATTCTGTAGATACAGCAAATTCTGTAATAAATTGGACAGGTGCAAAACCAACTGGAACTCATACAGGAACAATTTCTTTGAAAGATGGGTCATTTGAGGTAACAGACGGAAAAGTAACTGGTGGTAACTTTACTATTGACATGACTACTATTAATGTTACTGACCTTGAAGGCGATGACAAAGCCGCTCTTGAAGGACACCTAAAAGGAACTGGAGATGATGCTGAAAAAGTAGACCATTTCTTTAATGTTAATCAACACCCTACAAGTAATTTTAAAATTGTTTCAATTGAAGAAGCAAATGGTGCTTTCTTCGTTAAAGGAGTTTTAACTATGAAAGGAATCTCAAAAGCTGTAGATTTTCCTGCAGAAATTAATGTTTCTGATACTGAAGTTAGTTTAACTTCTGATCCTTTTAAAATTAATAGAACAACTTGGGGCGTTAATTATGGCTCTAAATCAATTTTTGATGATTTAAAAGATAAATTTATCAATGATGATATTGAACTAGTTGTTAAAGTAAAAGCTTCAAAATAA
- a CDS encoding nucleotide exchange factor GrpE, producing MAQENTENIEKDNIQEENISENQEINQPELTVEEKLQEDLANEKDKFLRLFAEFENYKKRTAKERIDLFKTANQEVLQAMLPVLDDFDRAWSQISKSEDEALVKGVELIHEKLKSTLTSKGLEQVEIKAGDAFDADFAEAITQIPAPSEDLKGKIVDVIEKGYKLGDKIIRFPKVVIGN from the coding sequence ATGGCTCAAGAAAATACTGAAAATATAGAAAAGGATAATATTCAAGAAGAGAACATTTCAGAAAATCAAGAAATTAATCAACCAGAGTTAACGGTTGAAGAAAAATTGCAAGAAGATTTAGCAAATGAAAAAGACAAATTTTTGCGTTTATTTGCTGAATTTGAAAATTATAAAAAAAGAACAGCTAAAGAAAGAATCGATTTATTTAAGACAGCAAATCAAGAAGTTTTACAGGCTATGTTGCCTGTTTTAGATGATTTTGATCGTGCTTGGTCACAAATTTCAAAATCTGAAGATGAAGCTTTAGTTAAAGGTGTCGAATTGATTCATGAAAAATTAAAATCAACGTTAACATCTAAAGGATTAGAACAAGTTGAAATAAAAGCAGGTGATGCTTTTGATGCTGATTTTGCAGAAGCAATTACGCAAATTCCTGCACCTTCGGAAGATTTAAAAGGTAAAATAGTAGATGTAATCGAAAAAGGTTACAAGCTAGGCGATAAAATTATACGTTTTCCAAAAGTGGTAATTGGAAATTAA
- the dnaJ gene encoding molecular chaperone DnaJ, which produces MSKKDYYEVLGVSKGASADEIKKAYRKKAIQYHPDKNPGDKEAEENFKLAAEAYEVLSDADKKARYDQFGHAAFDGAGGFGGGHHMNMDDIFSQFGDIFGSAFGGGFSGFGGGFSGGGQRRVKGSNLRIKVKLTLEEIVNGVEKKVKVKRKIQAKGVTYRTCPTCNGSGQIMKVANTILGRMQTATTCSSCSGSGQILDHKPAGADAYGMVMEDDTVSIKIPAGVVDGMQLKVSGKGNEAPGSNSISGDLIVAIEETEHEFLKREGENLHYDLYISVAEAALGVSKEIDTVGGKVRIKLDEGIQSGKILRLRGKGVPSLNGYGNGDLLVHVNVWTPKKLNKEQKAFFEKMLEDENFKPAPEKDDKSFFEKVKDMFS; this is translated from the coding sequence ATGAGTAAAAAAGATTATTACGAAGTATTAGGTGTTAGCAAGGGCGCTTCTGCCGATGAGATAAAAAAAGCTTATCGAAAGAAAGCAATTCAATACCATCCCGATAAAAATCCAGGCGATAAAGAAGCTGAAGAAAATTTCAAATTAGCTGCAGAAGCGTACGAAGTTTTAAGTGATGCTGACAAAAAAGCACGTTACGATCAATTCGGACATGCTGCGTTTGATGGCGCTGGAGGATTTGGTGGAGGTCATCACATGAACATGGATGATATTTTCAGCCAGTTTGGTGATATTTTTGGAAGTGCTTTTGGTGGTGGTTTTTCAGGTTTTGGCGGAGGTTTTAGTGGTGGCGGACAACGACGTGTTAAAGGAAGTAACCTTCGTATAAAAGTTAAACTAACACTAGAAGAAATTGTTAATGGTGTTGAGAAAAAAGTTAAAGTAAAACGTAAAATTCAAGCAAAAGGAGTAACTTATAGAACTTGCCCTACTTGTAATGGTAGCGGACAAATTATGAAAGTTGCTAATACCATTCTTGGTCGTATGCAAACAGCAACTACGTGTTCAAGTTGCAGTGGTTCTGGACAAATTCTAGACCATAAACCAGCTGGAGCAGATGCTTACGGTATGGTTATGGAGGACGATACGGTTTCAATCAAAATTCCTGCTGGAGTTGTAGATGGAATGCAATTAAAAGTTTCTGGAAAAGGAAATGAAGCACCTGGAAGTAATAGTATTTCTGGTGATTTAATAGTTGCAATTGAAGAAACAGAACATGAATTTTTAAAACGTGAAGGCGAAAACTTACACTATGATCTATATATAAGTGTTGCCGAAGCTGCTTTAGGGGTTTCGAAAGAAATTGATACAGTAGGAGGAAAAGTTCGTATTAAACTAGATGAAGGAATTCAATCGGGTAAAATCCTTCGTTTACGCGGAAAAGGTGTGCCAAGTTTAAATGGATATGGTAATGGAGACTTGCTTGTTCATGTAAACGTTTGGACGCCTAAAAAGCTTAACAAAGAACAAAAAGCTTTCTTTGAAAAAATGTTAGAAGATGAAAATTTTAAACCTGCTCCAGAGAAAGATGACAAGTCTTTTTTTGAAAAAGTGAAAGATATGTTTTCATAA
- a CDS encoding ABC transporter ATP-binding protein: MSNILEVQNVVKQYGDYRALNNVSLQVPKGSIYGLLGPNGAGKTSLIRIINQITMPDSGKVLLDGELLNPNHVQFIGYLPEERGLYKTMKVGEQCLYLAQLKGMSKEEAQKQLKYWFEKFGIQDWWNKKIQELSKGMAQKVQFLVTILHEPKLLILDEPFSGFDPVNANLIKDEIIELNKKGTSVIFSTHRMESVEEMCDHIALIHKSNKLIEGKLSDVKRDFRSNTFQVGILTDDVERLMFQLTQKFTVGQTNFKSLNDDLKLEVQLGDSNSNELLSILTSFGQVTHFVEKIPSVNDIFIQTVSQK, translated from the coding sequence ATGAGCAATATTCTCGAAGTACAAAACGTAGTGAAACAATATGGCGATTACCGCGCTTTAAATAATGTTTCATTACAAGTTCCTAAAGGAAGCATTTATGGACTTTTGGGTCCTAATGGTGCTGGAAAGACATCTTTAATTCGAATCATTAATCAAATTACAATGCCAGATTCTGGTAAAGTTTTGCTTGATGGTGAATTATTAAATCCAAACCACGTTCAATTTATAGGTTATTTACCAGAAGAGCGTGGATTGTATAAAACAATGAAAGTAGGAGAGCAATGTTTGTATTTAGCCCAATTAAAAGGGATGTCGAAGGAAGAAGCACAAAAGCAACTAAAATATTGGTTTGAAAAATTTGGAATTCAAGATTGGTGGAATAAAAAAATCCAAGAACTTTCCAAAGGAATGGCACAAAAGGTTCAGTTTTTAGTTACTATTTTGCACGAACCTAAATTACTAATATTAGATGAACCTTTTTCTGGGTTCGATCCGGTAAATGCAAATTTAATTAAAGACGAAATCATCGAATTAAATAAAAAAGGTACTTCAGTAATCTTTTCAACGCACCGTATGGAAAGTGTTGAAGAAATGTGTGACCATATTGCTTTAATTCATAAATCGAATAAATTAATAGAAGGAAAACTTTCAGATGTTAAACGCGATTTTAGAAGTAATACTTTTCAAGTCGGTATTTTAACTGATGATGTGGAGCGATTAATGTTCCAATTAACGCAAAAGTTTACTGTTGGTCAAACAAACTTTAAATCGCTGAACGATGATTTAAAATTGGAAGTACAATTAGGCGATTCAAATTCTAACGAATTGTTGTCTATTCTAACAAGTTTCGGGCAAGTAACTCATTTTGTTGAGAAGATTCCAAGTGTAAATGATATTTTTATTCAAACTGTAAGCCAAAAATAA
- a CDS encoding ABC transporter permease, producing the protein MKTLSLIIKREFIAKVRNKSFIVMTFLSPLLFVGMAVLIGFLASMNKDSITQIAIHDEAGYLKNDFKSDKFIKYTDLSAMPFEVAKDTASNSYEGLLYIPKVDSLQQLLDKVEYISEDSPSIEFISDVETVIDSALTSDNLKRLGFDAQKIDEAKANSELKLSKFSGGESLKGLNEIKVAIGGVMGYLIMMFIIIYGNFVMRSVIEEKTNRIIEIIISSVKPFQLMMGKIIGNSLAGILQFLIWVIVGLILMFVAQSFFGLQMGAASVDPAAMEMAQQSANISKLQSYVTEIMNLPIALMVVSFIIYFIGGYFLYSSLYAAIGAAVDSETDSQQFLLPIIMPLMLAVYIGFFTVINDPHGTVATVFSIIPFTSPIVMLMRIPFGVPVWQLILSMVLLFATFTFVVWFASKIYRVGILMYGKKPTWGELFKWLKY; encoded by the coding sequence ATGAAGACATTATCCTTAATTATAAAAAGAGAGTTTATTGCTAAAGTTCGTAACAAATCATTTATTGTTATGACATTTTTAAGTCCGCTTTTATTTGTAGGTATGGCGGTTTTAATTGGGTTTTTAGCATCAATGAATAAAGATTCCATTACTCAAATTGCAATTCATGATGAGGCAGGTTATTTAAAAAACGATTTTAAAAGCGATAAATTTATTAAGTACACAGATTTATCTGCCATGCCATTTGAGGTAGCAAAAGATACTGCAAGTAATAGTTATGAAGGATTATTATATATACCTAAAGTTGACTCTTTACAACAACTATTAGATAAAGTTGAATACATTTCTGAGGATAGTCCAAGCATAGAGTTTATATCTGATGTAGAAACGGTTATTGATTCAGCTTTAACTTCTGATAATTTAAAGCGATTAGGTTTTGATGCACAAAAGATAGACGAAGCTAAAGCAAATTCTGAATTAAAACTATCTAAATTTTCTGGAGGAGAAAGTTTAAAAGGTTTAAATGAAATAAAAGTTGCTATTGGTGGGGTAATGGGCTATTTAATTATGATGTTCATTATTATCTACGGAAACTTTGTAATGCGAAGTGTAATTGAAGAAAAAACGAATCGTATTATTGAAATTATTATTTCCTCTGTAAAACCCTTTCAATTAATGATGGGTAAAATTATCGGAAATTCATTAGCTGGAATTCTGCAATTCTTAATTTGGGTTATAGTTGGTTTAATCTTAATGTTTGTGGCACAAAGTTTCTTTGGATTACAAATGGGAGCAGCATCTGTTGATCCAGCAGCAATGGAAATGGCTCAGCAATCGGCTAATATTTCAAAATTACAATCCTATGTAACAGAAATAATGAATTTACCAATAGCTTTAATGGTAGTTTCATTTATTATATATTTCATTGGGGGATATTTCTTATATAGCTCATTATACGCAGCAATTGGTGCAGCAGTAGATTCTGAAACGGATTCACAACAATTTTTATTGCCTATCATTATGCCATTAATGTTAGCTGTATATATTGGTTTCTTTACGGTTATTAATGACCCTCATGGAACAGTTGCGACTGTATTTTCTATAATTCCATTTACATCACCAATTGTAATGTTAATGAGAATACCATTTGGTGTTCCAGTTTGGCAACTAATATTGTCTATGGTTTTATTATTTGCTACCTTTACTTTTGTTGTTTGGTTTGCATCAAAAATTTACCGTGTAGGTATTTTAATGTATGGAAAAAAACCAACATGGGGCGAACTATTTAAATGGTTAAAATATTAA
- a CDS encoding mechanosensitive ion channel family protein has translation MKQDVIDFLTFKLINTDKITFTVYQLILLVIALFFTGIVLKFLRKVMTRKLPLEDKNKFISIFQFAKYVIYVLVVVFTLQSSGVNMNVFLTASAALFVGVGFALQTFFQDIISGILMILDQSLHVGDIIEVDGKVGEVREIKLRTTRMVTRNDRVMVIPNHIFMTDPLFNWTQNTTTNREQVSVGVAYGSDVELVKSILEECVKGVEGVVATETITVLFEEFGDSSLNFSVYFYVANGMKSPKIQSDIRFKIDAAFRRNKISIPFPQRDVHIFNK, from the coding sequence ATGAAGCAAGACGTAATTGACTTTCTTACTTTTAAATTAATCAATACAGATAAGATAACATTTACTGTGTATCAACTTATTTTATTGGTCATTGCTTTGTTTTTTACAGGAATTGTCTTGAAATTTCTAAGAAAAGTAATGACAAGGAAGCTTCCACTTGAAGACAAAAACAAGTTTATTAGTATTTTTCAATTTGCAAAATATGTCATTTACGTTCTTGTAGTTGTATTTACACTTCAATCATCGGGTGTAAATATGAATGTTTTTTTAACAGCATCAGCAGCTTTATTTGTTGGTGTAGGTTTTGCACTACAAACGTTTTTTCAAGATATCATTTCTGGAATTTTAATGATTTTGGATCAATCTTTACATGTAGGTGATATTATTGAAGTTGATGGAAAAGTAGGTGAGGTGAGAGAAATTAAACTACGTACAACTCGTATGGTTACACGTAACGATAGAGTTATGGTTATACCTAACCATATTTTTATGACTGATCCTCTTTTTAACTGGACGCAAAATACTACAACTAATCGCGAACAGGTTTCTGTAGGTGTTGCTTATGGTAGTGATGTAGAATTAGTAAAAAGTATTTTAGAAGAATGTGTAAAAGGAGTTGAAGGAGTTGTTGCAACGGAAACAATAACTGTTTTATTTGAAGAGTTTGGAGATTCTTCACTTAATTTTTCAGTTTATTTTTATGTGGCAAATGGAATGAAAAGTCCCAAAATTCAGAGTGATATTCGTTTTAAAATTGATGCTGCATTTAGAAGAAATAAAATTTCAATTCCATTCCCTCAACGCGATGTTCACATTTTTAACAAATAA